CTTCCAGGTTCCTGGGCACACACCCAACCGTACTGCGTCTGTCTCACACCATTATATCCCTAGTGCCTAGCACGGTGCTGTGCACATCTGACCTCTGTAAAAATGCCTGGAATGTTATAGAAGGAATGAGTGCAGCAATGGCCCAGCCCAAACGCGGTCCCCTGCCTCCACGCTCACCCCCCACACCCTGCCAGCGTGTGGTGTAAAACACAGATGGTCCTAGATTCAAGCTCTTACTTTATCAGTTATGAGCCGTACAACCTTGAGGAAGTCTCCTAACCACTCTGGGCCCTGGGTACCTCATCCTCCCCACTGTAGACGTAATAGCCACACCCAGGAGTGTGCCGAGCCCTGTGCTTGGCACACGAAAATCGCCCCGTCCCGATGCCATCCTTCCGGTCCCTCTCCTCTCGCTTGATCTCCTAggttcctcttccttctcttgcctGCCAGGACAGCTGGGCCTGTCGAGTGTGTGTGAAAGGGGGGAACTCCCCTTGGCCTAGGCTGCAGAAGCAGAGGTTCTGGTGGATTGGAAGTGCGCTTAGAGCTGGGATGTGAGGGATAGAGTTTTGGGGAAGATTGGGAGCATGACAAAGGCTCAGGAACCCCTCGGGCCCCTGCCGCCTCTTCATTGTCACGTGGTTCGCCTCCAGCTCCCAGAACAGTTCCCTTTAGCAGGCTGAGGGCTCCCCTGGGCCCTGGCCGCCCTGTCTCCATGGTAACCTGCAGCAGCCTTGCACCTCTGAGCAGGGGACACACCATGGGGCTCCTGGGGGGGCAATGACCAGCTGCAGCACCCCTGAGGACAGATGGCAGATGGCTGCCATGCTGAAACCAGCCGCAGGCCCCCACTGAGGTCTGACCCAAATGACCAGAAGAAATCACGGGGGCGGGGCTGCATAATGAAGCCCAGAGGAATGCCCTAAACACAGGCTCCTTCTGGCTATCCCATTAATGGCCCAGCTCCTCACCACCCCTACCCCATGGCCTGTGCTCACCTTCTCTCAGTCCTTCCTGGGATCTGAACCAAAATTTGATGAGACAGGTACCATTGTTCTTGTTTGCACCTGGGGAAAATGGGCCTTGGAGAGATTAAATGACTGTCCAAGGTCACCAGGTATCACACGGACACAAGATTTGAGTCCATCCAGGCTGCCTCTCCCTGGATGGGAGCTCCATCCAACTCCAGCACTGACCTGGCTCTGATTTCAGGCCAGACCAAGTAACTCTAAGCCCatagggaagggaggaaggtccATGGGCTTGGTTGTGCTATTGCCCTGAGAGCCTCAGGGGCCAAGGCTTGAGGGCTGGAGcacagagggcagaggaggcagGGGTTGGTCGGGGCCTCGGTGATCCTGACATCCACCAGGAGGCCACAGATATAGCAGAAAGAGCAaggcctttggagtcagacataCCTGTTGACTtctcacaagctgtgtgactttgaacagaTCAGTCTCTTGGACCCTCAGTTAccttatctgtcaaatggagCTGACAGTGGCAGCTGAGGACCCAGGGCTGTTGTAAGGACGGATGGGATAACACACGCAGAGTATAGTGACGGGCACATCACAGGGCTTGATGAGCTTAGGGTAAAAAGGACAGTTCCAAGTAGCCCCCATATCCCTGGATACCTCACCCCTGCTATGCCACCCATAGGGGGCCATGATGGGATGTTGGGAGCCATGTCTTCCTCCCTGTCCCAGCCCACTGCAGTGATGGCCGGTGGAGATTGCAGGCATAGGGACTGCagagggagctgaggctccgggcAGGACTGGAGGGAGGGACGGGGGCTGCTGTGCTCCAGCCTCTCAGCCCCATTGGCTTCCCTtggcttccttcctctctgagaAGCCAGGTGTCCGGGCCCCCAAGCCCCCTTCCAGAGATCTGCTGCCaatgccccctcccacccctgagTGTGTCAGACCCACACCCTGCACCTCCCCCGGCCCAGTTCTGCACCGCCTGGTTCTGGGCAGCTGGTGTGTGGGTGGCCAAGTtaggaaggagaagggggaaggggggcatCCGTGTGCTGGAAGCCCACCTGGCCACCCATGCATGCCTACGCTCCATGTGCTTGGTGCCAACTCACATGCCCTGGTACAGGTGACCCGCACCCCACCCCAGAAGGGACTTGAGATTGTTCCAGCAATAGCAGAAGGCAGCTCGAGGACGGGGCACAAAACAGCTCCTAACTCCTATCCGACCCCTACCCTTCTCTGACAGAGAGAATGCAACTCCAAAGGGTGGGCAAGGAGGAAGGGGCTCTGGGCTAGCCCGCTGATTCTAGGTGCCTCATCTTTCTACTGATTGTTTCATCCCCTCTCATACCTTGTTCCTGAagctttctttctctgcctctcaccTCTCCTGTCACCCACTTTGTCAATCAGTCTCCCACCTGCCACCCTACTCTCCCATGTCACAGCCCCTCTATGGGTCACTATAGTCTCACCTGTCTCCCGCCCTCTTTCCCTCTGCTTCCCCACCACGTCCGTGCTCTTGGTGtcctcttctctgccttccttctaCCCCCATCACCTTGTCTTCTCACCTGACACCCTactgccccttctccctccccctcacccaGGTTCTCTGTGAAAACGCTGCTGGAGAAGTACACGGCAGAGCCCATCGATGACTCATCTGAGGAGTTCGTGAATTTTGCAGCCATCTTAGAACAGATCCTCAGCCACCGCTTCAAAGGTGGGCCCAGGTTCCTGTCCCCCCACTGCCCagccctcccagctcccagcctttGGCTTCCAGCTACCCATCCCCCTCTGATCTACTCTGTGGCTTTCTGAACTCCATCATTCACCCTGGCCCCAATTCTGGACCAAGCGCAGAAGCTCAtgcacagagctgggaagaggggaCGGGATCTTCTGGGCACAAGACAGTGGGTGTCCACAAGCCCCAGCCATGGGTGTGCAGTTATGTGCCCTGtacatacatgcatgtgtgtgcacgtgcgttTGGGATAGGCACTACGCGCGTGCATGGCTGCTTACACGTATGCACGTGTGTGCCCCATTACATGGACCCTCTCCGAATTCCCTGGTCTTGCtgagccccctccctgccctggctcAGCCTGTGCCCCAGCAGGTCCGGTGAGCTGGTTCAGCTCAGACGGGCAGCGGGGCTTCTGGGACTACATCCGCCTGGCCTGCAGCAAAGTGCCCAACAACTGCGTAAGCAGCATCGAGAACATGGAGAACATCAGCACTGCCCGAGCCAAGGTAGGTGgcctgcagcgagcagggccagGGCAGCTGCTCCCTGCTCTGGATACAGGAGGGCTGCCTGTTCCTtggtctggcccctgcccacGGGCACTGCGGAGAAGGGCCACAGGAGATCCAGACCCAGTGGTGCACACTTGAGTCCCTTCGGGGCAGCAAGTAAAGGTGAGCGTGCTTTCCAGGGCCGGGCGTGGATCCGGGTGGCACTGATGGAGAAGCGCATGTCAGAATACATCACCACAGCCCTACGGGACACCCGGACCACCAGGTCAGACCTCCTCAGTCAGTGTGGACCACAAGTCCCAGTGTGTACATTCACTGCCTAAACACACTTGATCCTTAAGTTCCTGCTGTAACCTTCAGTACCTGGACTACAATTCCCAGTATGCACTGCTAGTTTCCATCTCCCAGACTGTCCACCAGTCAGCTGGGCCTGCAGTCCCAGAACACACCTTtagcaccaccaccacctcttCCAAGTCAAATTCATTATCTCCCATGACCCCCAGCACTGATCTCATGCACAGCTCTGCCCTTAGACACAGCTCTGGACAAGCCTCAACTGTGTATCGTTTTACTTGTTGGCCTTCCCTGGCCTACAACGCGGAGCCCTACCTGCTCCCCAAACAATAGCAGCAGTCTGTACTTGCTACCCACGGCCTCCAGAGCCCCAGGGCTCAGAGCTTCAATCCCTGCACTGTGGGTTTTTAACTGCATTGTGTCTCTAGCCTGTCCTCACATTTCAGAGTTCATGTCAACAtatttttgagcatctactgtatgcCAAGCACTGGTTTAGGActtgtttcctgatttttaagGATCTGGGTGACCCAGTActtggtggggaagggggagttcTGAAGATGGAGGTCTAGTCTCAGGGCACACACTTTCTAATAGGTGGGAAACACAGGTGCTATCCCCAGTGGGCCCCAGTCTGAGGGAGTGAAAAGATCCACAGCTGAGGGGTGAGCAGGAAAAAGATACCTCCTTCCTCTAGGAAAGGTTGGTAATAAGCCAACAAGAGATGCTCTGAGGGGTGGGGCTCCCTGGGAGGATGGTAAACCGGCAGTCCCTCACCCCTCCCCGCAGACGTTTCTATGACTCGGGAGCCATCATGCTGCGGGAGGAAGCCACGGTCCTCACCGGGATGCTGATCGGACTGAGCGCCATAGACTTCAGGTGGGGCCTGGGTGGCCGTGGCCATGGTGGGGGGTTGAGGTTGTTTCTCTGCGAAGGTCCGCACTCCCATCCCCTCATACCCGCCCCCAACCCTGTGGCTGCTCTGCCCCCAGCTTCTGCCTAAAGGGCGAAGTGCTGGACGGGAAGACCCCCGTAGTCATCGATTACACGCCCTACCTAAAGTTCACCCAGAGGTGAGCAGCCCGATTGCGGCGGGGGTTGCTGGGTGCGGACAGACGACGGCCCTGAGGGGCGGGGATTGCGGGAGACGGGCGGGCTGGGCGGCATCCTGGTCGCCCTGCCCAAGGGGGTGCCCACTGCGCCCTCCTTCCAAGCTACGACTACCTGACCGACGAGGAGGAGCGGCACAGCGCCGAGAGCAGCACGAGCGAGGACAACTCGCCCGAGCACCCGTACCTTCCTCTCGTCACCGACGAGGACAGCTGGTACAGCAAGTGGCACAAGATGGAACAGAAGTTTCGCATTGTCTACGCGCAGAAGGTGCGCGGTGCGCGGCGCGCGGtgcgcggcgggggcggggcggggggggtgctTAGAGCCCGGCAGAAGGCGGGCGGCCGCTGGGACCCCCTCCTCTCGCCGCCGGGGCTGAGCCGGCGCCCCCGCAGGGCTACCTGGAGGAGCTGGTGCGTCTGCGCGAGTCGCAGCTGAAGGACCTGGAGGCGGAGAACCGGCGGCTGCAGCTGCAGCTGGAGGAGGCGGCGGCGCAGAACCAGCGGGAGAAGCGGGAGCTGGAAGGCGTGATCCTGGAGCTGCAGGAGCAGCTGTGAGTGCCGCCGCGGCCCTGACCCCGGTCCTCGGCCACCCCGACCACATCACCCCAGGGAACCCCCGCCATCGCCCCCATTGAGTCTAACGCCACCTTTCCTTATACCAAGCACCAGCATCAACCCCCCGAGTCCGTCACTGCCACCCGGAGgtccagccccctccccgccaccgCGACCTAACATCATGCTCGACATAAGGCCCCCCACCAACCGGCTCCCCACTTCACCCTCAACTACCCGACATAAGCTAGAATGGCCATTGAACAGTACTCCTGGGACCCCAAGATTACAATTAAGGACCTCTAATTAATGTGACTCGACCTTCAACATGACTGCATTATTCCCTCTGTTCACCACTCCTCTGATCTGCAGTGTAGGTCCACTGACCATCGTCACCCACCGTGACCCCTGACCTCACCCCTACCCATCCCTCTAACCGTTCCCTTTGAAACGTTTTCATCACTGTGACCTCCCAGCATGATTGTGGCACCCCACCCTGACTGACCCCTGCAACATCTCATTATTCCCCTAACCCCCAGCACGAGTGCACTCATTCCTGTCACCACCGTGGCCCCCCCAGTACCCTCCACTGACTCCCAGGATCTGCCCCACTGATCCTCAGCGTTCATACCCATTTCTGCTACCCAGGTTTCAATCCTAACCCCTCCCCTCACCTCTTGCTGAGCCCCTCTTCCCCACTTCTGCTCCCTCTTCCAGCCAGGCCTGaccccccctccccatcccaggaCAGGTCTGATCCCCGGTGACCATGCTCCCCTGGCCCAGGGTTCCAAGGACGTCACCACACGCCTGGTCAACCAATGGCCGTCACTGGGAACACTCAATGGGGCCGAGGGCGCCAACAACCCTAAGCTCTACCGGAGGTAAGCCCCAGGCAGGCTTGCCTTGGCCTTAGTGCCACTCCCTCCTCTACCAGGGAAGAGGGGCACTGGGGCTGTGGGCCTCTGCCCGCACACCAGCTCTCTGCTTTGCTACAGACACAGTTTCATGAGCACGGAGCCGCTGTCGGCTGAAGCCAGTCTGAGCTCGGACTCCCAGCGCCTGGGAGAGGGCAAGCGGGACGAGGAGCCCTGGGGCCCCATTGGTGAGCCCCCCAATCCAGCACCCATCCCGGAAGGGCTGAGGCCAGGCCTTGGGGCTTGTAGTCAGGCCCTGGCCacttccctcattcattcaactcTTCCCAAGAACCTAGCACAGCAACTGAGAGCTTGGTTTGGGGCGTCAGGCAAATCCCAGCTGCGCCTCCTCTGTGCGAGCTTGGTCACTGATTCCACCTTGCTGAgtccttctcatctgtaaaacggggatgtTGTTTAAAATGATCACCAGTGTTGGCATATGGTGAGGGCTCCGTGGATTTGGCATCATGGCGTCCTCGAGAGCCCCGCATGTCCTCAGGGAGTTCTTCGCCTAACTAGTTTGCTCTTAACTCAGGCGCTCTGTGAACCAGTCGCCTGATCGttgtttcccccttttctttggctgccaggaagctcagagccaaaTTAGTGGCTCCCTTCAAGAGAATGTCCAGGACTTCAACGCATGCATTTTGTGTTGCCCTCCCCCCTCTGGCTTCACCTTGGTTTCCCACCCTAGTTTTCCCGGTGCCTGGACtacctgtcttttctttctaaaaaccACACTGTACTGGATGACCCTAGATCTTCTTTGACACAAGGCAGGCTATGGACGTGGAACCCCGCCACACTGTGTTTGTGATTGTCCgtgtgtctgtctccccaccagactgtgagctccgtgagggcagggactgtctcGTCCGTTCTCTGTATCCCCCGTGCTTGGAACGGAACAAGTGCTCACCGTGTGTTTAATAAATGGACAAAGAGAGAGGATGAACCCtcggggagagacagagacataaaCTGACGATTACAATACAGTGTCCCAAGCTCTGTGCATGGAAATGGGCAGGAGCTTACCAGGGCTTAACTGAAAAAGGCAAGCGCTCCAGAAACGAGGAAGGTCTCCAGATGGGTGACCTGAGGGCTGTCCCTTCACCGCCTGCACCTGTGCACACCCCTCACACACGCAACTCGCACACACAGACCAGTTGGCCCCGCCTCAcctgccctctctccccaggGAAGGACCCCACGCCCTCCATGCTGGGCCTCTGCGGCTCCCTGGCTTCCATCCCCAGCTGCAAGTCCCTGGCGAGCTTCAAATCCAACGAGTGCCTGGTGAGCGACAGTCCCGAGGGCAGCCCGGCACTGAGCCCCAGCTGAGGAGCGGCATGGGTGGTGCCGGCCCCCCTGCCACCTTTCCTCACAGTCCCCCAATCCAGGCCACCCTCCAGAGAATGCTACCCACTCAGCCAGGCGTCTCGGGAGACACCCTTTGCTTCTAGCCCGGTTCAGCTTCTTGCCCGTGGAGGCAGGAGCTGCCAAGGGAGGCAGCTTGGGCCAAGAGGCAGGGGCACCGGGGCCACAGGGAGCCCTCAGGAATATTATTCTTCTGGCGACCCTGCTGCCTGGCTAGCTCCCTACCGGACTCTCCTTCGCTCATCTCCCCGCCCTTCTCAGGAGCTGGTGGCCCAGCCTGGCACTGCCGCCTCCCTTGCCTCTCCTGTCTGTCCCTGTGTATGCCCCCGAGTCATTCCTTCCTCAGCCCCcaggctggggcgggggcggggggcagctaTGAGGGTAGCAGGCAAATAAAAACCAGAGGACTGCGAGCAGCCTTGTCTGTGGGGGGACTGGGACAGGGCCCTGTTCTGAGGTTGGCAGGATGCAGCGGGGCTAGTGCTGGGCCCGTAACCAAGGTGATGCTAGACCAGATAAAATCAGGTGTGCCCCCTGGGAGCAGACTGGTCGGAATAATTCAAGAAGTGGGGGGCTTCTGTATCAAGTGTCCTAAATATTCGGTCAGCCCAGGGAAGGACAAAAACATGTAAGGACCCTTCAACTGATACTCTTTGGTAACTCATTTACCCCAGGCAGAGAAGATGCTGGACATCCTGGGTGGCAGGATGGAGAAGGCAAGGCCTGGCAGGGCCCCGTTTCCCTTCCATCATCCTGAGCAATACAGCTTCGGCCTAGAGATCCAGACCCTTCCATTAGGCCAAAGCCTGGCAGTGAAGCCACCCTCCCTCCTGGGTTGTCGCTTAAGTGTACCCTTGGGGAGAGGTCTCACCACCCTCTCAGCTGAGGGTCCTTATCCCCACCTGCTCTCACTACACTGTGGGAGGGGTCCTCTACATGGGTGCCACTTGGGCAGCCAAAGTCAACATCAAGGTCCCTTCCAGCCCTCTTCTGTGCAAATCACTCACCAAATCCTGCTTCCCACCCGCCCCAGAGACCCCCACAATCAGAGGCAGTGGAAAGAAGTTTATCATCTTTACACTCAAGGAATTAACAAGGGTGGGTGCAAACTATGCCGGGCGCA
Above is a genomic segment from Phocoena sinus isolate mPhoSin1 chromosome 20, mPhoSin1.pri, whole genome shotgun sequence containing:
- the RUNDC3A gene encoding RUN domain-containing protein 3A isoform X1, producing the protein MEASFVQTTMALGLSSKKASSRNVSVERRNLITVCRFSVKTLLEKYTAEPIDDSSEEFVNFAAILEQILSHRFKACAPAGPVSWFSSDGQRGFWDYIRLACSKVPNNCVSSIENMENISTARAKGRAWIRVALMEKRMSEYITTALRDTRTTRRFYDSGAIMLREEATVLTGMLIGLSAIDFSFCLKGEVLDGKTPVVIDYTPYLKFTQSYDYLTDEEERHSAESSTSEDNSPEHPYLPLVTDEDSWYSKWHKMEQKFRIVYAQKGYLEELVRLRESQLKDLEAENRRLQLQLEEAAAQNQREKRELEGVILELQEQLTGLIPGDHAPLAQGSKDVTTRLVNQWPSLGTLNGAEGANNPKLYRRHSFMSTEPLSAEASLSSDSQRLGEGKRDEEPWGPIGKDPTPSMLGLCGSLASIPSCKSLASFKSNECLVSDSPEGSPALSPS
- the RUNDC3A gene encoding RUN domain-containing protein 3A isoform X3; this encodes MEASFVQTTMALGLSSKKASSRNVSVERRNLITVCRFSVKTLLEKYTAEPIDDSSEEFVNFAAILEQILSHRFKGPVSWFSSDGQRGFWDYIRLACSKVPNNCVSSIENMENISTARAKGRAWIRVALMEKRMSEYITTALRDTRTTRRFYDSGAIMLREEATVLTGMLIGLSAIDFSFCLKGEVLDGKTPVVIDYTPYLKFTQSYDYLTDEEERHSAESSTSEDNSPEHPYLPLVTDEDSWYSKWHKMEQKFRIVYAQKGYLEELVRLRESQLKDLEAENRRLQLQLEEAAAQNQREKRELEGVILELQEQLTGLIPGDHAPLAQGSKDVTTRLVNQWPSLGTLNGAEGANNPKLYRRHSFMSTEPLSAEASLSSDSQRLGEGKRDEEPWGPIGKDPTPSMLGLCGSLASIPSCKSLASFKSNECLVSDSPEGSPALSPS
- the RUNDC3A gene encoding RUN domain-containing protein 3A isoform X4, which encodes MEASFVQTTMALGLSSKKASSRNVSVERRNLITVCRFSVKTLLEKYTAEPIDDSSEEFVNFAAILEQILSHRFKACAPAGPVSWFSSDGQRGFWDYIRLACSKVPNNCVSSIENMENISTARAKGRAWIRVALMEKRMSEYITTALRDTRTTRRFYDSGAIMLREEATVLTGMLIGLSAIDFSFCLKGEVLDGKTPVVIDYTPYLKFTQSYDYLTDEEERHSAESSTSEDNSPEHPYLPLVTDEDSWYSKWHKMEQKFRIVYAQKGYLEELVRLRESQLKDLEAENRRLQLQLEEAAAQNQREKRELEGVILELQEQLTGLIPGDHAPLAQGSKDVTTRLVNQWPSLGTLNGAEGANNPKLYRRHSFMSTEPLSAEASLSSDSQRLGEGKRDEEPWGPIGSSEPN
- the RUNDC3A gene encoding RUN domain-containing protein 3A isoform X5; this translates as MEASFVQTTMALGLSSKKASSRNVSVERRNLITVCRFSVKTLLEKYTAEPIDDSSEEFVNFAAILEQILSHRFKGPVSWFSSDGQRGFWDYIRLACSKVPNNCVSSIENMENISTARAKGRAWIRVALMEKRMSEYITTALRDTRTTRRFYDSGAIMLREEATVLTGMLIGLSAIDFSFCLKGEVLDGKTPVVIDYTPYLKFTQSYDYLTDEEERHSAESSTSEDNSPEHPYLPLVTDEDSWYSKWHKMEQKFRIVYAQKGYLEELVRLRESQLKDLEAENRRLQLQLEEAAAQNQREKRELEGVILELQEQLTGLIPGDHAPLAQGSKDVTTRLVNQWPSLGTLNGAEGANNPKLYRRHSFMSTEPLSAEASLSSDSQRLGEGKRDEEPWGPIGSSEPN
- the RUNDC3A gene encoding RUN domain-containing protein 3A isoform X2; translated protein: MEASFVQTTMALGLSSKKASSRNVSVERRNLITVCRFSVKTLLEKYTAEPIDDSSEEFVNFAAILEQILSHRFKAGPVSWFSSDGQRGFWDYIRLACSKVPNNCVSSIENMENISTARAKGRAWIRVALMEKRMSEYITTALRDTRTTRRFYDSGAIMLREEATVLTGMLIGLSAIDFSFCLKGEVLDGKTPVVIDYTPYLKFTQSYDYLTDEEERHSAESSTSEDNSPEHPYLPLVTDEDSWYSKWHKMEQKFRIVYAQKGYLEELVRLRESQLKDLEAENRRLQLQLEEAAAQNQREKRELEGVILELQEQLTGLIPGDHAPLAQGSKDVTTRLVNQWPSLGTLNGAEGANNPKLYRRHSFMSTEPLSAEASLSSDSQRLGEGKRDEEPWGPIGKDPTPSMLGLCGSLASIPSCKSLASFKSNECLVSDSPEGSPALSPS
- the RUNDC3A gene encoding RUN domain-containing protein 3A isoform X6: MEASFVQTTMALGLSSKKASSRNVSVERRNLITVCRFSVKTLLEKYTAEPIDDSSEEFVNFAAILEQILSHRFKACAPAGPVSWFSSDGQRGFWDYIRLACSKVPNNCVSSIENMENISTARAKGRAWIRVALMEKRMSEYITTALRDTRTTRRFYDSGAIMLREEATVLTGMLIGLSAIDFSFCLKGEVLDGKTPVVIDYTPYLKFTQSYDYLTDEEERHSAESSTSEDNSPEHPYLPLVTDEDSWYSKWHKMEQKFRIVYAQKGYLEELVRLRESQLKDLEAENRRLQLQLEEAAAQNQREKRELEGVILELQEQLTSINPPSPSLPPGGPAPSPPPRPNIMLDIRPPTNRLPTSPSTTRHKLEWPLNSTPGTPRLQLRTSN